The Vitis riparia cultivar Riparia Gloire de Montpellier isolate 1030 chromosome 10, EGFV_Vit.rip_1.0, whole genome shotgun sequence genome includes a region encoding these proteins:
- the LOC117923154 gene encoding uncharacterized protein LOC117923154: MPKEEDQHPHNNDVFLDLVLDRLGSDGAALSPTPSQLSALGGTAFPNQTQKLQNEWEPATPALGTKLKVFGAFFNPIPFRPVKTLDVQKHEFFLKHLGLWDFIHLDYDFELRADLLQQLVLNFDPKAGFSTVDGISIEISRMAIAGALKLPVQQVEIDTPLEVRDLESIEFVEEFVMNWILLHEDAWMMPEEVLEWMGFIREGKLHEVDWAGLMWFMVNRELLQVREAGNCYYASHLHCLIEFQRPGLFEERAMVEGNGKGEPDMGYGKAIQLDDDDEQDVGDVKMIRLDDDDDDGDSDDNGDRYSDNDHDAFNVDDNIGGLEDQNNGLQLELGKIESGEVGGVDVMNLQECKEVEPEYWPLNGRTGSGEHSLQQCNRNEICRMGFQSERKAEVGKENYDISMKCGPIEGFASGNWDKKFIATKNLHCNPPIYIPDHSTEEPIASRTDTCANVGNLFMFNNSLKRQFEHGDEIDHLCLNYHNKRMRNDDSSDPNLQDFDFCMKQIQTWMDKARMAYVAREQACRTAKTNEQVLLKTLEQQESMIKHLERTKHEDNHKREVEVYHLTRELHFMGNLVDGYKSALKKTQRLFSEYRECCPQPEEPLYRDVVRTGGVVLSNAELGNQAS; this comes from the coding sequence ATGCCGAAAGAAGAAGACCAACATCCCCACAACAATGATGTTTTTTTAGACCTCGTGCTCGATCGCCTCGGATCCGATGGTGCGGCTCTCTCTCCGACACCCTCTCAACTCTCTGCGCTCGGTGGGACTGCTTTTCCCAATCAAACTCAGAAACTCCAGAATGAATGGGAGCCAGCGACTCCGGCTCTGGGGACGAAGCTTAAGGTTTTCGGCGCATTCTTCAACCCGATCCCTTTTCGTCCTGTTAAAACATTAGATGTTCAgaaacatgaattttttttgaagcATTTAGGGTTATGGGATTTTATTCATCTTGATTATGATTTTGAACTCCGAGCCGATCTTCTCCAACAATTGGTGTTGAATTTCGATCCTAAGGCTGGTTTTAGCACAGTGGATGGGATTTCAATTGAGATTAGCCGCATGGCTATTGCTGGTGCACTGAAATTACCGGTACAGCAGGTTGAGATTGATACTCCACTGGAAGTTAGGGATTTGGAATCGATTGAGTTTGTTGAGGAGTTTGTGATGAATTGGATTCTTTTACATGAGGATGCGTGGATGATGCCAGAGGAAGTTTTGGAGTGGATGGGGTTTATCAGAGAAGGGAAGTTACATGAGGTGGATTGGGCTGGGTTAATGTGGTTTATGGTGAATAGGGAATTATTGCAGGTGCGGGAGGCGGGAAATTGTTATTATGCTTCACATTTGCATTGTTTGATCGAGTTTCAGAGGCCAGGGTTGTTTGAGGAAAGGGCTATGGTGGAAGGTAATGGGAAGGGGGAACCGGATATGGGTTATGGCAAGGCGATCCaattggatgatgatgatgaacaGGATGTGGGTGATGTGAAGATGATCAGattggatgatgatgatgatgatggcgACAGCGATGATAATGGTGATAGGTATAGTGATAACGACCATGATGCTTTTAACGTTGATGATAACATTGGAGGACTGGAGGATCAAAACAATGGTTTGCAGTTGGAGTTGGGAAAGATCGAAAGTGGAGAGGTTGGGGGTGTGGATGTTATGAATCTTCAGGAATGCAAGGAAGTGGAACCTGAATATTGGCCTCTCAATGGAAGGACTGGTTCTGGTGAGCATTCTTTGCAGCAGTGCAATCGAAATGAAATCTGCAGAATGGGTTTTCAGTCTGAAAGGAAAGCAGAAGTGgggaaagaaaattatgatatttccATGAAATGTGGTCCGATTGAGGGGTTTGCTTCTGGAAATTGGGACAAAAAATTTATTGCGACAAAAAATTTACATTGTAATCCACCTATATATATTCCTGACCACTCTACTGAGGAACCTATTGCATCAAGGACTGATACCTGTGCGAATGTTGGTAACCTGTTTATGTTTAATAATTCATTGAAGAGGCAGTTTGAGCATGGGGATGAGATTGATCATCTCTGTCTCAATTACCACAAtaagagaatgagaaatgaTGATTCTTCAGACCCGAATTTacaggattttgatttttgtatgaAACAGATACAGACTTGGATGGATAAAGCTAGAATGGCATATGTTGCTAGAGAGCAGGCGTGCAGAACTGCTAAAACTAATGAGCAAGTCTTACTCAAAACATTGGAGCAGCAGGAAAGCATGATCAAACACTTAGAAAGAACAAAGCATGAAGACAATCACAAAAGAGAAGTGGAAGTATATCATCTTACACGTGAACTTCATTTTATGGGGAATCTGGTGGATGGTTATAAGAGTGCTTTGAAGAAAACTCAGAGACTATTTTCCGAGTATAGAGAATGTTGTCCACAGCCCGAGGAACCACTTTACAGGGATGTTGTGAGGACTGGAGGTGTTGTTCTTAGTAATGCTGAATTGGGAAACCAGGCCTCATag